The Brevibacillus brevis genome contains a region encoding:
- a CDS encoding SRPBCC domain-containing protein, with product MTRNTMVSKVENERVLILERVFDAPRDLVFKMFKEPEHLKRWWGPKGWELPVCHVEFRPGGVWHYCMKCVDKNQGDFYGMESWGKAVYKEIVEPEKIIYTDYFSDAEGNTNDTMPSTEVTMEFIDLGGKTKLVSRGEYVSAEALKTVMDMGMLEGITQTWDRLEESLNEIK from the coding sequence ATGACAAGAAATACAATGGTTTCAAAGGTAGAGAATGAGCGGGTGCTGATATTGGAGCGTGTTTTCGACGCGCCCAGAGATCTCGTGTTCAAGATGTTTAAGGAGCCTGAGCATCTCAAGCGTTGGTGGGGACCGAAAGGCTGGGAACTTCCGGTTTGTCATGTCGAATTCCGACCGGGCGGTGTTTGGCACTACTGCATGAAATGTGTCGATAAGAATCAAGGTGATTTTTACGGCATGGAATCTTGGGGCAAGGCCGTTTATAAGGAAATTGTCGAGCCGGAAAAAATCATCTATACCGATTACTTTTCAGATGCAGAAGGCAATACGAATGATACAATGCCTTCAACAGAGGTCACGATGGAATTCATTGATTTGGGCGGCAAGACGAAGTTGGTTAGCCGTGGTGAATACGTGTCCGCAGAAGCACTGAAGACTGTCATGGACATGGGCATGCTAGAGGGTATCACCCAAACATGGGATCGTTTGGAAGAGAGTCTGAACGAGATTAAGTAA
- a CDS encoding CD3324 family protein, whose translation MKCVKANLILPESLLAEIQKYVQGETIYIPKTKVAHQRWGTRTGGRKLLDERNTAIKSSFRAGTAISQLAEEYFLSTETIKKIVYTK comes from the coding sequence ATGAAATGTGTGAAAGCAAATTTAATCCTTCCTGAATCGTTACTCGCAGAAATTCAAAAGTACGTGCAAGGAGAAACCATTTACATTCCGAAGACAAAAGTAGCCCATCAAAGATGGGGGACGCGTACTGGCGGGAGAAAACTCCTGGATGAGCGGAATACGGCTATTAAAAGCAGCTTCCGGGCCGGGACGGCTATTTCTCAGTTAGCGGAGGAATACTTTTTGTCTACAGAGACGATTAAAAAGATCGTGTATACCAAATAG
- a CDS encoding SOS response-associated peptidase, translated as MCGRFTLVTNLEKWKERFQIEVIPFDAKPRYNIAPGQFIPAIIANRGERRMGQLRWGLVPSWAADEKSSYKMINARCETLNEKPAFKQLFARKRCILPADSFYEWMNAITGKQPIRIMMKTGEPFAFAGLYDTWTNQEGEKVHTCTIVTTKANELMKNIHERMPVILKKDDEDLWLDREKYDQLQLQSLFTPYDSSEMTVYPVSTKVGSPKNDDPSCIQEVDIGSLFED; from the coding sequence ATGTGTGGCCGTTTTACTCTCGTAACGAACTTGGAAAAATGGAAGGAACGGTTCCAAATCGAAGTCATTCCATTTGATGCAAAGCCACGGTACAATATTGCACCGGGTCAGTTCATTCCAGCGATTATTGCTAATCGTGGCGAGCGACGTATGGGTCAGTTGAGATGGGGGTTAGTGCCGTCGTGGGCTGCCGATGAGAAGAGCAGCTACAAAATGATCAATGCGCGTTGCGAGACATTAAATGAAAAGCCCGCATTCAAACAGCTTTTCGCCCGAAAGAGATGCATCCTTCCTGCTGACAGCTTTTATGAGTGGATGAACGCCATTACAGGGAAGCAACCGATTCGGATCATGATGAAGACCGGGGAACCATTTGCTTTTGCTGGCCTGTATGATACGTGGACGAATCAAGAGGGAGAAAAAGTACATACCTGCACGATTGTTACGACAAAGGCGAATGAGCTCATGAAGAATATACATGAGCGAATGCCTGTCATCTTAAAGAAAGATGACGAGGACTTATGGCTTGATCGGGAGAAGTATGATCAGCTGCAGCTACAGTCACTGTTTACCCCCTATGATTCCAGCGAGATGACGGTGTATCCGGTATCTACCAAAGTGGGCAGTCCCAAAAATGATGATCCTTCCTGTATTCAAGAAGTAGACATCGGTTCTTTGTTCGAAGATTAA
- a CDS encoding FusB/FusC family EF-G-binding protein has translation MEPFIHTHQYHFIKSRVQAIMNAYATSTDVNVIRARKEIAHEEIFQLFPNMTEEQKEILQPIDSIKEKAEGKQFLHQLSPFVIPFPALTEASIKKLFPKVKKLKVSNLAEINFSEISYVSWLDTATEKKFIVAYHEGKLIGIHGQFTNVNKKGVCALCNRFEEIGMFVLEAKGSGDGTYLKKGNYICQDSVTCNQNIISLDKLNDFISLMVK, from the coding sequence ATGGAACCTTTTATCCATACGCATCAGTATCACTTCATTAAATCACGCGTTCAAGCAATCATGAACGCCTATGCGACCAGTACAGACGTCAACGTGATTCGTGCTCGCAAAGAAATCGCCCATGAAGAAATCTTTCAGTTGTTCCCAAACATGACGGAAGAACAAAAAGAGATTTTGCAGCCGATTGACTCGATTAAAGAAAAAGCAGAAGGAAAGCAGTTTTTGCATCAACTTTCACCGTTTGTGATTCCATTCCCTGCTCTCACAGAGGCTTCCATTAAGAAGCTCTTTCCAAAAGTAAAGAAGCTGAAAGTCTCGAATTTAGCTGAGATCAATTTTTCAGAAATCTCTTATGTGAGCTGGCTAGACACTGCGACGGAAAAGAAATTTATTGTCGCTTACCACGAAGGAAAACTGATTGGCATACACGGACAATTTACAAACGTAAACAAAAAAGGCGTTTGTGCTCTCTGTAATCGCTTTGAGGAAATCGGCATGTTCGTACTCGAAGCAAAAGGTTCTGGGGATGGAACGTATTTGAAAAAAGGAAACTACATTTGCCAAGACAGTGTGACGTGCAATCAAAATATCATTTCGTTGGATAAGTTAAATGATTTTATCTCGCTAATGGTGAAATAA
- the yneA gene encoding cell division suppressor protein YneA, with protein sequence MNSSTVRNRFEKKEERRVRFGITRGQALLFLITFTLFFYLLTELVFASSPMEEPKGREVTVQSGDSLWSLAVQYNTNQHMDVRDYIIEIKDANGLESNRIYPGQTLILPDTP encoded by the coding sequence ATGAATTCATCGACAGTACGTAATCGTTTCGAGAAAAAAGAAGAACGCCGTGTTCGTTTTGGTATCACGAGAGGACAAGCTCTCTTGTTTCTTATTACATTTACTCTCTTTTTTTACTTGTTGACCGAACTAGTGTTTGCTTCTTCGCCAATGGAGGAGCCAAAGGGTAGAGAGGTAACTGTACAATCCGGAGATAGCCTATGGTCATTAGCTGTTCAATACAATACAAATCAGCATATGGATGTTCGTGACTATATAATAGAGATTAAGGATGCGAACGGTTTAGAGAGCAACAGGATTTATCCGGGTCAGACTCTCATCCTTCCTGATACCCCATAA
- a CDS encoding DUF4269 domain-containing protein: protein MRNWHDLSYLGRGTMRQKAAWAAIQHTHIMKVLSDYRPVLAGTIPLDIDVKESDLDIICESHDLEQFEQAVRTAFGCLPGFEVTYLDVKSIPTCVISFFTADFWFELFAQPVAVEKQNAYRHMDIEARLLDIGGLDAYQHIRSLKQSGIKTEPAFARYFHIPGNDPYEALLQLEPLTDQELRQRIQLLRKD, encoded by the coding sequence ATGAGAAATTGGCATGATCTCTCTTACTTGGGCAGAGGAACGATGCGCCAAAAAGCGGCGTGGGCAGCGATTCAACATACGCACATCATGAAAGTACTATCCGATTACCGCCCAGTGCTTGCCGGAACCATCCCATTGGACATTGATGTCAAGGAAAGCGATCTAGACATTATTTGCGAAAGTCATGATCTGGAACAGTTTGAGCAAGCTGTTCGTACAGCGTTTGGCTGCTTGCCCGGATTTGAAGTGACATACCTGGATGTAAAAAGTATTCCCACGTGCGTTATCTCGTTTTTCACAGCTGACTTTTGGTTTGAATTGTTTGCTCAACCGGTGGCTGTCGAAAAGCAAAATGCCTACCGTCATATGGACATTGAAGCACGATTGTTAGACATAGGAGGCTTGGATGCGTACCAACATATCAGATCTCTGAAGCAAAGCGGCATCAAAACAGAGCCTGCATTTGCTCGATACTTTCATATTCCGGGTAATGATCCCTATGAGGCATTGTTGCAATTGGAGCCGTTAACCGACCAGGAATTACGACAAAGAATTCAGCTCCTGCGAAAGGATTAA
- a CDS encoding DUF896 domain-containing protein: MVSDAEIKRINELVKKSREEGLTEEEKLEQKALRQKYIDAVKLSLKANLDSIRYVEDLEENKPKQ; this comes from the coding sequence GTGGTATCTGACGCAGAAATTAAACGCATTAACGAATTGGTCAAAAAATCTCGCGAAGAAGGTTTGACCGAAGAGGAAAAGCTCGAACAAAAAGCATTGCGCCAAAAGTATATTGACGCCGTTAAGCTTTCATTGAAAGCAAATTTGGACTCCATCCGTTATGTGGAAGACCTTGAAGAAAATAAGCCAAAACAGTAA
- a CDS encoding ArsR/SmtB family transcription factor — protein MSGMDPGMDMATLSALAEPNRMKIVELLREGPLTVGEIAEQLGLRQPQASKHLKVLSDNGIVDVKAEANRRFYKLRPEPFRALDSWVRSFQRVMEERFDNLEDYLRELQNKENS, from the coding sequence ATGTCAGGGATGGATCCGGGCATGGACATGGCGACGCTGAGTGCTTTGGCTGAACCGAATCGTATGAAAATCGTCGAACTTTTACGCGAGGGTCCTCTAACTGTAGGGGAAATCGCTGAACAACTGGGGCTTCGCCAACCCCAAGCCTCGAAGCATTTGAAGGTGCTTAGTGACAACGGGATCGTAGATGTGAAGGCCGAAGCCAATCGTCGATTTTACAAACTCAGGCCCGAGCCCTTCCGAGCGCTGGATTCTTGGGTGAGATCATTCCAGCGTGTTATGGAAGAAAGATTCGATAATCTGGAAGACTATTTGCGGGAACTGCAAAACAAGGAAAATTCTTGA
- the yjcZ gene encoding sporulation protein YjcZ, whose amino-acid sequence MGFFDDNFALVLVLFVLLTIVAVSCDDC is encoded by the coding sequence ATGGGATTCTTTGACGACAATTTTGCTTTAGTTTTGGTTCTTTTCGTTTTATTAACAATTGTTGCTGTCAGCTGTGATGATTGCTAA
- a CDS encoding DUF456 domain-containing protein codes for MEIFLWVVVVLLFLLSIAGIFLPVLPDTILLWAGFLLYHFFIADPGAGLPASFWWGMVVLSILLYGADLLTNMYFVKRYGGSKWSSVAAVVGIILGIFVFPPFGMLILPFVFVVLVELMVQKQSMERAVKAGVGSLIGFLGSAVVKVILQVTMIIWFFIAR; via the coding sequence ATGGAAATATTTTTGTGGGTCGTGGTTGTGTTATTGTTCTTGCTAAGCATCGCAGGAATTTTTTTACCCGTTTTACCTGATACGATCTTGCTGTGGGCGGGCTTTTTGCTCTATCACTTTTTCATTGCAGATCCGGGAGCGGGATTGCCGGCATCCTTTTGGTGGGGAATGGTCGTTCTAAGCATTCTGCTTTACGGTGCTGACTTACTGACGAACATGTACTTCGTGAAAAGGTACGGGGGGTCCAAGTGGTCGTCCGTTGCGGCTGTGGTCGGAATTATCCTCGGGATTTTCGTTTTCCCACCGTTTGGTATGCTGATCTTGCCGTTCGTATTTGTCGTTCTGGTAGAACTGATGGTACAGAAGCAGTCAATGGAGCGAGCAGTGAAAGCGGGCGTAGGCTCACTGATCGGATTTTTGGGCAGTGCGGTCGTAAAAGTCATTTTGCAAGTTACGATGATCATCTGGTTTTTTATCGCCAGATAA
- a CDS encoding GNAT family N-acetyltransferase: protein MYFIPFTDELISEAGQLLSNRHRLDREILSVLPIECEEENYATTAVKTIWSKPNSSGVAAIEDGKLVGYLIGQKIENPLRDRHVWINLEGHAISRNTSVELYRDLYSEASQLWVDEGYFSHFALIPASQPELLHSWFRLGFGFEQTHALLSLLDRESPLPLSIPDVEIRLASPEDRSLVEDIANMIRTHQNKAPVFGYSLRDDPQELRKGYAGLLDDHDVDFWIALKDGKIVSFQGYFPLDTSNVNLNVPDRCVELGVAGTLDQFRGQGINYALTLHGLAHAKKKGYVYCMTDWRETNLQSSRYWPRQGFLPVSYRVSRLIDSRITSVKE, encoded by the coding sequence ATGTATTTCATACCATTTACTGACGAGTTAATCTCAGAGGCTGGGCAACTATTGTCCAATCGTCATAGACTAGATCGAGAAATCCTTTCGGTACTACCCATTGAATGTGAAGAGGAAAATTATGCAACGACTGCTGTTAAAACGATATGGTCAAAACCAAACAGTAGCGGAGTCGCAGCAATTGAAGATGGTAAATTAGTCGGTTACCTAATTGGACAAAAGATTGAAAATCCTCTTCGGGATCGACATGTCTGGATTAATTTGGAGGGTCATGCAATTTCTCGCAATACCTCTGTTGAATTATATAGAGATCTTTATTCAGAGGCTTCTCAACTATGGGTAGATGAGGGATATTTCAGTCATTTTGCACTCATTCCAGCCAGTCAACCGGAATTACTTCATTCTTGGTTCCGTTTAGGATTTGGCTTTGAACAAACACATGCATTACTCTCATTACTTGATCGGGAATCTCCCCTTCCCTTGAGCATTCCAGATGTTGAAATTCGCTTGGCATCCCCAGAAGATCGTAGCTTGGTAGAGGATATTGCAAATATGATTAGAACTCATCAAAATAAGGCACCCGTTTTTGGTTATTCTTTACGTGATGATCCTCAGGAATTACGTAAAGGTTATGCAGGTCTCCTTGATGATCATGATGTCGATTTCTGGATCGCCTTAAAAGATGGAAAAATTGTTTCTTTCCAAGGATATTTCCCCTTAGATACAAGTAATGTAAATTTGAATGTACCGGATCGTTGTGTTGAATTAGGAGTTGCTGGTACTCTAGATCAATTTCGCGGGCAAGGTATTAATTATGCACTTACTCTACATGGACTTGCCCATGCGAAGAAAAAAGGATATGTCTACTGCATGACAGATTGGAGAGAAACGAATTTACAATCTTCACGTTATTGGCCTCGTCAAGGTTTCCTTCCTGTTTCTTACAGAGTTTCTCGCCTTATTGATAGCAGAATAACCTCGGTAAAAGAGTAG
- a CDS encoding GNAT family N-acetyltransferase, whose amino-acid sequence MGEYRLISDYKHIETYKESFNDLAKLIFQLDFKEWYNKGFWNDNYVCYSYMDGDQVIANASASKMVVTSNGKDYKALQIGTVMTHPAYRTQGLAAKLMNHILQTCEKEYDFIYLFANETVLDFYPKFGFERVQESSFRLMASDLKKQVGKKSVLRKLDVDNEVDFIIMKEFAAKRIPVSSKLGVKDSEHLLMFYFLLAFRDAIYYVEEEDVIVLFEQEDDHLHVFDLVSKKPVDIEAVLSHLVTAETTIIHFHFMPDSENEKIQSAWMTTTDDALFVRPSLKMEREHFRFPLTSHA is encoded by the coding sequence ATGGGTGAATATCGTTTGATTAGCGACTACAAGCATATCGAAACATACAAGGAAAGCTTTAATGACCTCGCCAAGCTGATCTTTCAGCTCGATTTTAAAGAATGGTATAACAAGGGCTTTTGGAATGACAACTATGTCTGCTACTCCTATATGGATGGGGACCAGGTCATTGCCAACGCTTCTGCCAGCAAGATGGTCGTGACATCCAATGGTAAAGACTATAAGGCACTCCAGATCGGAACGGTCATGACGCACCCGGCATATCGCACCCAAGGATTGGCAGCAAAATTGATGAACCATATTCTTCAAACATGCGAGAAGGAATACGATTTTATTTATTTGTTTGCCAACGAAACTGTGCTCGATTTTTATCCGAAGTTCGGATTTGAGAGAGTACAGGAAAGTAGTTTTCGCTTAATGGCGTCTGATTTGAAAAAGCAAGTAGGAAAAAAGTCGGTCTTGCGCAAGCTAGATGTTGATAATGAGGTTGATTTTATCATCATGAAGGAATTTGCTGCCAAACGAATTCCTGTTTCATCGAAATTGGGTGTCAAGGATAGCGAGCATCTGTTGATGTTTTACTTTCTGCTCGCTTTTCGGGATGCGATTTATTATGTCGAAGAAGAGGATGTGATTGTCTTATTTGAACAAGAAGATGACCACCTGCATGTATTTGATCTAGTAAGTAAAAAACCAGTTGATATAGAAGCAGTCCTTTCTCATTTGGTAACGGCTGAGACAACGATCATTCATTTTCACTTTATGCCGGATAGTGAGAATGAAAAGATCCAATCTGCATGGATGACAACGACGGATGATGCCTTATTTGTTCGTCCCTCGTTAAAAATGGAGAGAGAGCATTTTCGTTTTCCGCTTACTTCACACGCATAA
- a CDS encoding TetR/AcrR family transcriptional regulator has protein sequence MTSVNRKTEIISAAIEVFAEIGYFRATTAQVAERAKISQPYIFKFFASKEALLQAALEASWERIIDSFRLVVESTSKEQVETDLIKAYEKILASHQNEILLQMQSQTIQEPSIREAMREGFREVRQIVLTAFREAGIASPEERTLIFLARGMLCNISAALDMPELMEV, from the coding sequence ATGACGTCGGTCAATCGTAAAACGGAAATCATTTCTGCTGCCATTGAAGTTTTTGCTGAAATCGGATATTTCCGGGCAACGACAGCGCAAGTGGCAGAGCGTGCAAAGATTTCCCAGCCGTATATTTTCAAGTTTTTTGCATCGAAGGAAGCTCTGTTACAGGCAGCCTTGGAGGCTTCGTGGGAGCGAATCATTGACTCTTTCCGTCTCGTTGTGGAGTCCACATCCAAAGAGCAAGTGGAAACAGATTTAATCAAGGCATATGAAAAGATTTTGGCTTCCCATCAAAATGAAATACTTCTTCAAATGCAGTCCCAGACGATTCAAGAGCCTTCGATTCGAGAGGCAATGCGCGAAGGATTTCGGGAGGTTCGTCAGATTGTCCTAACAGCTTTTCGTGAAGCGGGCATCGCGAGTCCGGAAGAGAGAACACTAATTTTCCTGGCAAGAGGAATGCTGTGTAATATTTCAGCGGCTTTGGACATGCCAGAATTGATGGAGGTGTAG
- the crcB gene encoding fluoride efflux transporter CrcB — protein MAWIAVAVGGAVGSLVRYLLSLLANQPGWPWGTWIANVCGSLIIGILFVLGKERDILSPTLYLLFATGVMGGFTTFSSFSLEVVSFWGEGHLLRGTLYALLSLGVGLLSCAVGIWLARQWS, from the coding sequence ATGGCGTGGATAGCTGTGGCGGTTGGAGGAGCAGTTGGCTCTCTTGTTCGCTACCTATTGTCTTTGCTCGCGAATCAGCCGGGATGGCCGTGGGGAACCTGGATCGCCAATGTTTGTGGATCTTTGATCATCGGCATCTTGTTCGTGCTGGGGAAAGAACGCGACATTTTATCTCCAACGCTCTATCTCTTATTTGCAACGGGTGTCATGGGAGGATTTACGACTTTCTCTAGCTTCTCCTTGGAAGTGGTCTCTTTTTGGGGAGAAGGTCACCTGTTGCGTGGCACTTTGTACGCTCTTCTCAGTTTGGGAGTCGGCCTACTCTCTTGTGCGGTTGGAATATGGTTGGCTAGGCAATGGTCCTGA
- a CDS encoding SDR family NAD(P)-dependent oxidoreductase, whose protein sequence is MKKAIVVGATGGTGAAILAELINRGVETIAFGRSRQKLEQMASELGNPAHLYLAVGDAFRSQDIVAASEGADVLFHCANVPYHEMVNKLIPLGEAVMEAANKKGLKVVAVDGIYPYGRKQMEPVTEEHPKQPHTKKGKIRLAFEQMLFSSRWDHARTMIVRLPDYYGPTANQASYLGSTLEAIAAGKPGLFIGNMRVPREFVYLPDAAKMIVELASRELAYGQNWHIPGGGIISGRDIVRIAQKASGTVKPVIPLGKMGLSLLGMFVPVMKEVVEMLYLTEKPLILSGEKYKRLIGPIPATNFEEGITATIQHLQNRTSMK, encoded by the coding sequence ATGAAAAAAGCGATTGTAGTCGGGGCAACAGGCGGAACGGGAGCGGCAATTTTGGCGGAACTCATCAATCGAGGGGTTGAAACAATTGCTTTTGGGCGTTCTCGACAAAAGCTAGAACAAATGGCGTCAGAGCTGGGGAATCCAGCACATTTGTACCTGGCCGTCGGGGATGCATTCCGGTCTCAAGACATCGTAGCAGCATCGGAAGGAGCGGATGTACTTTTCCATTGTGCAAACGTCCCATATCACGAGATGGTAAATAAGCTGATCCCACTTGGCGAAGCGGTTATGGAAGCCGCCAACAAGAAAGGTTTGAAGGTTGTTGCAGTAGACGGCATTTATCCATACGGAAGAAAGCAGATGGAACCAGTGACGGAAGAGCATCCAAAGCAACCGCATACGAAGAAAGGAAAAATCAGATTGGCATTTGAACAGATGCTGTTTAGCAGTCGCTGGGATCATGCGCGAACGATGATTGTCAGATTACCGGATTATTACGGACCTACTGCTAATCAAGCATCGTATTTGGGTTCCACACTTGAGGCAATTGCGGCTGGAAAACCAGGGCTTTTCATTGGGAATATGCGCGTTCCTCGCGAGTTTGTTTATTTGCCGGATGCGGCGAAGATGATTGTAGAGTTGGCCAGCCGTGAGTTGGCTTATGGACAAAACTGGCATATTCCAGGTGGAGGCATCATTTCCGGTCGAGACATTGTTCGAATCGCCCAAAAAGCAAGTGGCACCGTGAAACCTGTCATTCCTCTTGGCAAAATGGGTTTGTCTTTGTTAGGTATGTTCGTCCCTGTGATGAAGGAGGTTGTCGAGATGCTGTACTTAACCGAAAAACCGTTGATCCTTAGCGGAGAAAAATATAAACGGCTTATTGGACCGATCCCAGCGACGAATTTCGAGGAGGGTATAACGGCAACGATCCAGCATTTGCAGAATCGAACTTCCATGAAATAA
- the lexA gene encoding transcriptional repressor LexA, with the protein MSKLSSRQQAIIEFIRKEVRDKGYPPSVREIGEAVGLASSSTVHGHLARLEKKGLIRRDPTKPRAIELLSDEDRFQDNFEDSVVRVPVIGKVTAGQPITAIEDVEEYFPLPDNIVTSDKVYMLRVSGNSMIDAGILDGDYVIVRQQHVANNGDIVVAMTEEDEATVKRFFKEKNHFRLQPENATMEPIILEHVTILGKVIGVYRLIH; encoded by the coding sequence ATGTCAAAATTATCGAGTAGACAACAAGCCATCATCGAGTTCATACGAAAGGAAGTTCGTGATAAAGGATATCCGCCATCTGTACGTGAAATTGGAGAAGCTGTTGGACTAGCTTCCAGCTCAACGGTACATGGGCATTTGGCACGTTTAGAGAAAAAAGGCCTCATTCGTCGAGATCCTACCAAACCTCGTGCCATCGAATTGCTATCAGATGAAGATCGTTTTCAAGACAATTTCGAAGACTCTGTCGTCCGTGTGCCAGTAATCGGAAAAGTAACCGCTGGACAACCGATTACTGCCATTGAGGATGTGGAAGAATACTTCCCGCTTCCAGATAATATCGTGACTTCTGACAAGGTCTATATGCTGCGCGTCTCCGGGAACAGTATGATTGATGCCGGGATTCTCGACGGGGACTACGTAATTGTTCGCCAACAGCACGTAGCGAACAATGGTGACATTGTCGTAGCCATGACAGAAGAAGACGAAGCCACCGTCAAAAGATTTTTCAAAGAAAAGAACCACTTCCGTCTCCAACCGGAAAATGCCACGATGGAACCGATCATTCTGGAACATGTCACCATTCTCGGTAAAGTCATCGGTGTCTATCGACTCATTCACTAG